ATGCTGTAAAGTACCAGCAGTTGTTTACCTAACTTGAATGTAGATTGCCAAATACTGGCATACCAACCCATATTTCAGGTGTTTTACTTGTCTCTTAGTTGTTCCATAGTTTCCATTTGAAGTTTTGAAGTCATGTTTAAATTTGACTCAGAAGTATAAATATGTGGCTGTAGAACTTGTCAGTTATTTTGCTTAGCTGAGGCTGTGGTAAAATGCAATGCTTTATGAATGGAATTCTGAAGAAGTTAGAGCAAATGCATAAGTACTGAATACTAAATTCTCTTTAACAGCTAGTGAAAATGGCTGAAAATGGAGATGGTGAAAATATGTCTATcttggaaagcaaaatatgtcAGCAAATTGAGGTATGTTCATTTTATTGTTTGGGATCTGGACTCAGATGTAGTTTTGGAGAAATTAATTGGTAGGGACTTAGCTGACTTGAAGTTATAGtaagttagattttttttttttaagaatggaaGATTTTTTTACAGGTGTATAACAGGTATTTAATGCAATAAGATCATTCAAATATAGTGCAAGTTTGAAAGCTACTCTTGTCTAGAGTTGCTTGTGAGATGactatttagaaacaaaagtttAACTTGCTAACATTTTAGTTATTACTTTATAGGCGGGCAAGTAAATGTATCATTAAACAATTTATTACCATGTTCATTGGGGTTGTTCCATGTATGCCAAAGGgaagatgcattttaatatttatatgtcttaaattattggaaaaaaattattagcaCATTGCATAACTTGCTGTTATGATTTACTGCTTTGTAATTTGTTGCTACAAGATGCAACTAAACTTTTGTGCTTGCTTTCGATGAACTACTTCTCACTTGAGAGGCTTAGAGGGTTACCCTCTGATGAAAGATTGAAGATGCCACTTAAAAGGACATCTAGAATAAAGCCTTCTTAACGAAGGATGAAAATACAGCTGTACCTGATGCCATCAGCATATGGAGTAATAGTCATTACTTACAAAATAACAATAgagattaaaggaaaaacagatcaaaaGGCTAGACCTGAGCTAATGCGAGCCTCAGGTAAACAACAGGGAGAAGTACTGCTATAAAATTTGCACTGACCCTTTATAAAGCACAATAATATTGGTGGAAAGACTTGAATTTATACTGTAGATTAAAGCATTTGACCCTAATTAGATGACTGCTAATAAGCAAAAGAATAATCTGATGAACAAGTCTTGtgtatgaaatgaaatttctcaTCTGTGCATCATTCTGTTCTTCCCATGCTGGACATAATCAGAATGAgaacacagtaaataaaaactttttttttttaatcttcaagtAGTTTATTGAATGAGACCTAGAATTCTAGCCTGAACAGATGACTTCTTAGGGTACCAAATACTGTGTTCTTGCCTATACATTTCTTAAGTAAGGACCAGAATTTGAATCTGTTGGTGAGAGGTTTGACTTGTGACTCTGTGGAGCTCAATCAGGTTGATGGATAATTATGTTAGCAGAATACTGCTTCTAGGCAAAGCTGCAATCTAACTCTGCCTTATTACAGTCCCACTAGATGAAGCGTTCTTAATGGCTTTATTGCAACAAACTTTTGGAAAATGTCAAATTAAGGCAGGAAGTaataatttcagcatttctaatTGTTTATCAACATCATGAATTTTCATACCTTTCCATCTACTGCAGTAAACtgtcaaatgaaaaagaacttttaagACTGAATACTTGAAGacaaatcttttcttgtttttgcctgcctcctctcctctgcagtACTACTTCGGTGATCACAATCTACCAAGAGACAAGTTCTTAAAGGAGCAGATCAAACTGGATGATGGCTGGGTGCCTTTAGAAATTATGATCAAATTTAACAGGTAAAACAAAGAACAGCGAAGCTGGATGGGTGGGTAACATCCAGCTATTTACTGCTGTTTTGGGCCAAACATCTCTGGTTTGCATGTACAGCTCCTATTGCTGTCTTAACATTTGACTTCAGCTTAGCCCATGTCATTGACAACCTGTGTCTGCTTACTCAACAGATTAAGTCGTCTTTCAAAAGATTTTGGTGTTATAGTAGAAGCgttaaaaaaatccaagactGGTctaatggaaataaatgaagacaaaaCTAAAATCAGAAGATCTCCAAACAAACCTCTTCCTGAATTAAATGACCAGTATAAAACTGCAATTAAAAACAGATCAGTATATGTTGTAAGTAAACTTCTCCTTTGCTTTGTGCTGTTCTGCATGACTTTGAAAACCATCTAGCTAAAGTAAAGCTTGAATTAACTTATACTAGATGTTCAGGTTTTCAAGTTGTACTTGTCAGTCACTGAGTATATTAGTAATAAATGTCTGTTGAAATCTCAGCGTCTCTTGCATGTAACTGAAGTCCAATGTTATCTTGCAGAAAGGCTTTCCAGTAGATGCAACTCTTGATGATATCAAAGAATGGCTTGAGGATAAAGGTCCAGTTGAAAACATTCAAATGAGGCGAACgctgcagaaaacatttaagGTAGCTCTTGTGATGAACAGCTGGACACAGGGCAGGGGTGTCTCCTGGAGAACATCCAATACTCAATTTTTCTAATACTTAATGTCTTTGATCTTTTAACAGGGATCAATATTTGCAGTTTTTGATAGTGTTGAATCTGCTAAAAAGTTCACAGAGATCCCGAATCAGAAGTACAAGGACACAGAGCTGATAGTGCTTTTCAAGTAAGTTCCCTTAACTGATGAGTGAACTAATAATGCTCAGGTGTGCATTTAGACAAAAACCTGGCTTGATCTGAGCAGTAGAAGTTTCTACATTGTTGTACAGGTATCTACAGTTGTACCTTTAGAGATTAGCACCTCAACTTCTAAAGATAGTCTCTGCTGTTTCTTAGCTACTGCAGTCTTCTGAAGTAATTATAATGGAATAGTGTAATAGGTAGCATTAActtattttctattctattaAAGAGAGGAGTATTGTAcaaagaagaatgaagaaaggaaacaaaacaaagtagaaGCTAAAGCAAGAGCTAAACAGTAAGTAATTATCAATGGAAGTGTGTGGATTTATCATCTGGTGACGCTTCAACCAACTCTGAACTGATCTTAAATTTTctacagggaaaaagaagaaaaacagaaacaagcagcAGATGCTGAAATGGTATGGATTTCTTAAATCTCTACACGTGAAAACTGTCTAATTAATCTTTCATGGGTTTTCAATCCACAAGTAATTAATACAAACATGCTGCTACAGCATGTTTGTAGACCTGTGGGATATTTAGAGCTTCAAGTTCTAGattagaacatttttcttctacaaagtCACTTTAGCTTTTACAACTGAACTACAGTAAGACTTCATTGGTCATGGTTACATTTCACtttcaagaaacaaattttgttcAAAGGATCATATCTGGAATTGAATTGCTAAGCACATTACCTGTTTAGAAGTGATCCTCAGTGCGTCAAAGGGATGATCTGTGGCATTTCTAGGGTCCAGAAAGGATTAATTTTGTTGTATAGGTTCTTAGCCTGAGGTCGCAGCCTTcaaaaaaaacagctgtttagCAAAATTGTGGTAGTATAACTATCTTAGGGGAAGGAGTACTAAATTCTGCATAACTGTGTCAtaataaaattaagagaaaaacatgcagaCCTTGAATATAAGCATAAATAAGCTGTGCAGTAAAAATACTTGGCTTACTGACAGTGCTAGAGGGATCCACTTCAGTTGCTTATTAGAACAGTTGCTTATTAGTTGCTTATTAGAACACACTAGTGTGTTCTAATAGTTTTAGGGTTGAGGGGAAAAATCAAATACTCAAGTGTGACTTTCTTTAgcaaatatctatttttttaattttatttagaaatctttggaagaaaagacaGGATGTCTTCTGAAGTTTTTTGGTGATCTTGATGATCAAACATGCAGAGAAGATCTCCACGCAGTATTTTCTGATCATGGAGAAATCAGATGGATACACTTTGTCAGAGGTGCAAAGGAGGTCAGTAGATTCTTAGACAATGCGTTCAATGTTGGTCTAGAATCTGAAACTGAGTGATTAAAACGCTTGTGCTCTTGCAAGCACTGTAAGGAATTTATTCTTTGAATTGTGGAACTACATG
This DNA window, taken from Rhea pennata isolate bPtePen1 chromosome 6, bPtePen1.pri, whole genome shotgun sequence, encodes the following:
- the SSB gene encoding lupus La protein; the encoded protein is MAENGDGENMSILESKICQQIEYYFGDHNLPRDKFLKEQIKLDDGWVPLEIMIKFNRLSRLSKDFGVIVEALKKSKTGLMEINEDKTKIRRSPNKPLPELNDQYKTAIKNRSVYVKGFPVDATLDDIKEWLEDKGPVENIQMRRTLQKTFKGSIFAVFDSVESAKKFTEIPNQKYKDTELIVLFKEEYCTKKNEERKQNKVEAKARAKQEKEEKQKQAADAEMKSLEEKTGCLLKFFGDLDDQTCREDLHAVFSDHGEIRWIHFVRGAKEGIILFKDVAKEALEKAKEAHNGNLQLRNKDVTWEVLEGDAEKEALKKILEDQQELLKQKTKGRKLKGKGRGGKIPQGAHKGKVQFQGKKTKFENDEEGEDNIKTEPASPKKRPLEETEKEEPAPKQLKTENGDGEQ